In Papaver somniferum cultivar HN1 chromosome 1, ASM357369v1, whole genome shotgun sequence, a genomic segment contains:
- the LOC113287022 gene encoding uncharacterized protein LOC113287022 yields MNKTTRNKQKASEIPAAAAASARDKEKEEEKEKQIKSSSLPDDAILHILSMLHVKSVLRFRPKPLSAVKAEVSKIWELKNEVTISIHNHTSFIFDFENSDDCKWVLGQDSTIYISKSLFVIRPCSPLIQKNLSDLETIPIWVLIHGVPLHMWNNKGLGMISSYLGVPLMADDITINMTRLSYARVWVVIDLDFDYPSHKPLLIDHTIEMELPVKYQFKPPKCDGCKTFGHSPSNCPKRGHEKKGKAIWIPKTNLLANKEQLNRSRGGSRTMENGGNCSNENLEEANEGLNVGVIDNLTRRMGKISSH; encoded by the exons ATGAATAAAACCACGAGAAATAAACAAAAAGCCTCGGAaataccagcagcagcagcagcatccgcaagagataaagaaaaagaagaagaaaaagagaaacagATCAAATCTTCAAGCCTCCCAGATGATGCAATTCTTCACATCCTATCAATGTTACATGTAAAATCAGTATTAAGATTCAG ACCAAAGCCATTATCTGCTGTTAAAGCTGAAGTCTCAAAGATTTGGGAGCTTAAAAACGAGGTAACAATTTCAATCCACAACCATACTAGCTTCATTTTTGATTTCGAGAACAGCGATGATTGCAAATGGGTGTTAGGACAAGACTCCACTATTTACATATCTAAGAGCCTCTTTGTCATAAGACCATGCTCTCCTTTAATCCAAAAGAATCTCTCCGATTTGGAGACAATTCCAATATGGGTGTTGATACATGGTGTACCTCTTCACATGTGGAATAATAAAGGGCTTGGCATGATCTCTAGCTACTTAGGTGTACCTCTAATGGCGGATGATATTACTATTAACATGACCAGATTATCTTATGCTAGAGTGTGGGTTGTAATTGATCTTGATTTCGATTATCCTAGTCATAAACCTTTGTTGATTGATCACACGATTGAGATGGAACTTCCTGTTAAGTACCAATTTAAGCCCCCCAAATGTGATGGTTGCAAAACTTTTGGTCACTCTCCATCCAACTGCCCAAAGAGAGGTCACGAAAAGAAGGGTAAAGCTATTTGGATTCCTAAAACGAATCTACTAGCTAACAAGGAGCAGTTGAATCGTAGTCGTGGCGGTTCACGGACAATGGAGAATGGTGGTAATTGTTCTAATGAGAACTTGGAAGAAGCTAATGAAGGCTTAAATGTAGGAGTTATAGACAATCTAACCAGAAGAATGGGCAAAATCAGCTCACATTAA